The Medicago truncatula cultivar Jemalong A17 chromosome 4, MtrunA17r5.0-ANR, whole genome shotgun sequence genome includes a region encoding these proteins:
- the LOC25491799 gene encoding protein NRT1/ PTR FAMILY 5.10, with the protein MAESNEVLLEAQLAVVDGVVDYRGQPAVRSKTGYWRSAWFIIGVEMAERASYYGIQGNLISYLTGPLKQSTAKAAENVNIWAGTASLLPLFGAFIADSFLGRYRTIMLASLIYILGLGLLTLSAMLPSLTSCSTQSQVILFFISLYLVAIGQGGHKPCVQAFGADQFDEKYPKEHKARSSFFNWWYFTMVAGAAATLSILTYIQDNYSWVLGFGIPCVIMIIALIVFLLGTMTYRFNIKDKDKSPFLRIGRVFVAAARNWQNSLSTTDIEEECDGLLRSRQSSKQFNFLNKALVTPKGSKECSISEVEEAKAVLRLIPIWATTLVYGIVFAQVFTFFTKQGSSMERTIFPGFDIPPASLQTINGVAIVVFSAIYDRIFVPLARAITGKTSGITMLQRIGTGIFLSIFTVVLAAFVENKRLKVAQEHGLVDDPNATVPMSIGWLIPQYVLFGVSEVFTMVGLQEFFYDQVPNELRSMGLALYLSIIGVGSFLSGFLISLIEHFTGKDGHESWFCDNINKAHLDYFYWLLAGLSVLGFTLFVYFAKSYIYNHKSVITQG; encoded by the exons ATGGCAGAATCCAACGAAGTGTTGTTAGAAGCTCAGTTAGCTGTTGTTGATGGAGTCGTTGACTACAGAGGACAACCTGCCGTTAGATCCAAAACTGGCTATTGGAGATCCGCTTGGTTTATCATAG GTGTGGAAATGGCAGAGAGGGCATCATATTATGGAATTCAAGGGAATTTGATATCATATCTAACAGGACCACTCAAACAAAGCACTGCAAAAGCTGCTGAAAATGTGAATATTTGGGCTGGAACTGCTTCTCTACTTCCTCTCTTTGGTGCTTTCATTGCTGATTCTTTTCTTGGACGCTACCGCACAATCATGCTTGCTTCTCTCATCTATATATTG GGACTAGGCTTGTTAACATTATCAGCTATGCTTCCTTCACTCACATCTTGTTCTACTCAATCACAAGTAATCTTATTCTTCATCTCACTCTATCTAGTAGCCATTGGACAAGGTGGACATAAACCTTGTGTTCAAGCTTTCGGGGCTGACCAATTCGACGAAAAATATCCTAAGGAGCACAAAGCTAGAAGCTCATTCTTTAATTGGTGGTATTTTACTATGGTTGCAGGTGCCGCGGCAACACTTTCGATCTTGACTTATATACAAGATAACTATAGTTGGGTTCTTGGATTTGGAATCCCTTGTGTTATAATGATCATAGCCTTGATTGTTTTCTTGCTTGGAACAATGACCTATAGGTTTAACATTAAGGATAAAGACAAGAGTCCTTTTCTTAGAATTGGTCGTGTATTTGTTGCGGCTGCGAGAAATTGGCAAAATTCCTTGTCAACGACGGATATTGAAGAGGAATGTGATGGACTACTTCGCAGTCGTCAAAGTTCTAAACAATTCAA CTTCCTCAACAaggcattggtaacaccaaaggGATCCAAAGAATGTAGCATTAGTGAGGTCGAAGAAGCAAAGGCAGTACTAAGGTTAATTCCAATTTGGGCGACAACTTTAGTTTATGGCATTGTCTTTGCTCAAGTTTTTACTTTCTTCACCAAGCAAGGGAGTTCAATGGAGAGAACAATATTTCCTGGCTTCGACATACCTCCTGCTTCTCTTCAAACGATAAACGGTGTTGCAATTGTTGTCTTCAGCGCAATCTACGACCGCATATTTGTGCCACTAGCAAGAGCTATAACCGGTAAAACCTCAGGTATCACAATGCTTCAAAGAATTGGCACTGGAATTTTTCTATCTATATTCACAGTAGTACTTGCAGCCTTTGTTGAGAATAAAAGACTAAAAGTAGCACAAGAGCATGGTCTTGTTGATGATCCTAATGCAACTGTTCCAATGAGTATAGGGTGGTTGATTCCTCAGTATGTTTTGTTTGGTGTTTCTGAGGTTTTTACCATGGTTGGTCTTCAGGAATTTTTCTATGATCAAGTCCCAAATGAACTAAGAAGCATGGGACTTGCActctatttgagtattattggTGTTGGAAGCTTTCTAAGTGGCTTTCTCATTTCATTGATAGAACATTTTACTGGCAAAGATGGTCATGAAAGTTGGTTTTGTGACAATATCAATAAGGCACATCTTGATTACTTTTATTGGTTACTTGCTGGATTAAGTGTGTTAGGGTTTACTTTGTTTGTTTACTTTGCAAAATCTTACATTTATAATCATAAAAGTGTCATCACACAAGGATAG